The Pongo pygmaeus isolate AG05252 chromosome 20, NHGRI_mPonPyg2-v2.0_pri, whole genome shotgun sequence sequence TCAGCGGTCCTGGTCCCACCATTCAGTCCGATACCAGCTGCCTCCCCCAAGCTCTCCTGAATCCACCCCACTCGCAAGGCTCTGGGAACAGATACCACTAGAAAAAAACACAGAGCTTTATTATTCTCAACACCAATGGCAGCGGTCTTCATAGGACAGAGGAGTGAGTTCTGTCGACGGATAGGCGGCCCCTACTTGCCAGCGATGAGCGGGTTCCGCAGGACCACGATGACCGAGTCCCCGCGCAGGAACATCTTGGAGATGTAGCGGTCTTTGTTGACTGGCTTGGACTTCTTCTTGCCCTTGCCGCTCTTGGGTACCTCAGTCCACATCTCCTTCACGTTCTCCAGCACCATGTTGCAGTGCCTGGTGGGGAACAGGGAGGGGAGGCACTGGGCGTGAGGGGCGTACCTCTGACAGTGCCCCCTACTGCCTGCTGCTCACCCCCTCCAGCAGCATGGCTTGGGGAAGGGTGCAGGTGCTAGGCCGGGATGACCAAGCTGCCAAGGCCAACTCTGCCAGTCCTTAGGTTGAGGCTAAGGCAAAGGACTGCACCTCTATGTGCCAGTTTGCTCCTCTTTAAGAGGGGAGATAATCACGTTACCTTCCTCACAGCGCTGTtgaaaattatcattttctttcttgagacagagtctcgctctgttgcccaggctggaatgcagtggtgcgatttcagctcaccacaacctccacctcctgggttcaggctattcttgtgcctcggccacctgagtagctgtgaatacaggagtgcgccaccacgcccggcttttttatttttagtagagatggggtttcgccatgttagccaggctggtcttgaactcttgacctcaggtgatccacccgccttggcttcccaaagtgctgggattacaggcatgtgagccaccgcgcctggccatacaCCCCAGGCTTCTGAGAAAGCTGTCTTTGAGCTCTTCAGACTGGAGCTggggcggcctctccaggcctgcAGAGAACACCTCCCAGGACCCAGCACTCACCTATCGAAGGCCTTCACGCGGCCCAGGAGTTTCTTATTGTTACGGCAGTTGATGAGCACTTGGGTGTTGTTCTTGACTGACTGTGTGAGCACAGAGAGTGGACCGGTGTTAAATTCCTCCTCCTCTCGCTTCTGCAGCTCCTCTGGGGTCATCTCACTCTTGGGCTTGTTGAGGAGGCTCCTGCATGGACAAACATGGAACCAATAAGTGAGAGAGGCTGGAGCTGAGAGGCTGGAGCTGTGAGGATGGGTGGTCAGGGCCTTGGCCTCAGTGTCTCCCCAACCTTGTCCCACCACATCTGTCCTCCtgttcagccttctgagtatcatCAGCTGGACGCCtaacagatattttcttttctttttattttttgagacggagtcttgctctgttgccaggctggagtgcagtggcgtgatctcggctcactgcaacctctgcctcctgggttcaagcgattctcctgcctcagcctcctgagtagctgggactacaggcatgaaccacctccatgcccagctaatttttgtatttttagtagatagggggtttcatcatgttggccaggatggtcttgatttcttgaccttgcgatccacccgcctcgacctcccaaagtgctgagattacaggcatgagccaccacacccagccagaaattttcaactctgcaTGTCTCAGGTCGGGATCCAGATCACCCAACCACCCAAGCCTACCCTATCTACAGCGTTCCCCATCTGCTTTGATGGTAACTCCATTCTTCTAGTTCTCTGGGCAAAACCTCTTTGTCAACTTGATTCCTCTTTTTCCCTCACATCTTACATGAAATCTGTAGGAAGTGGCCATTTCTTAGCATGGCCTAAGCCTCTGTCATCTCTGTCCTGGAATCTTTCTGGTCTCTCTGCCTCCACCCACGTTCCCTGACAGTCTGTTCTCCACAGAGTGGTCTGAGGGGGTTGTGCTAAAACCTAAATCATAATATGTCACTCTTCAAAACCCTCCCAGGGgttgggtacggtggctcatgcctgtaatcctagcactttaggaggtcaaggtgggtggatcacctgacgtgaggagttcgagaccagcctggccaacatggtgaaaccccatctctactaaaaatacaaaaccaaacaacaataaaaaaaacaaccaacagaaaattagccaggcgtggtggtgcacacctgtaatctctgctacttgggaggttaaggtagaaaaatcgcttgaactcaggagtcagaggttgcagtgaagtcagatcatgccactgcactccagcctgggcgacagagcgaaactctgtctcaaaacataaatacaaattagaaaatacattaaccaggtgtggtggcgcatccctctagtcccagctacttgggaggctgaggcagcagaatcgcttgagccccagcagcgaaggttgcagtgagccaagatcatgccactgcactctagcttgggctacagagtgagactccatctccaaaaagaaattagctgggcatggtggcgcatgcttgtaattctagctacttgggaggctgaggcaggaagatcgcttgaacctaggagacagagatCGTGCTAGTACACTCCAATCagacaaggtggctcacacctgtaatcccagcactttggaaggtcgaggtgggtggatcatttgaggtcaggagtttgagaccagcttggccaacatggtgaaacctggtctctactaaaaatacgaaagttagctgggtatggtggtgggtgcctgtaatcctagctactcgggaggctgaggcaggagaatcgcttcaactcaggcggcagaggtcgcagtgagctgagatcgcaccattgcactccagcctgagcaacagagcaaggctccgtctcaaaaaaaaaaaaagaaaaagagaaaaagtttttttttcccttggggaCTAGAGATTTCATTCACTGATGTATCCTATGTGGCTTAAGCAGTGTCCGATACATAAGCATTCAATGTAATATTTGCTGCACCAATAAATGCGCAAAATCATGTCAATGACTCGTTCATTATCCGTGTAAGTTGTGATCAAGTCGAAAATGCACCCGTCTCCAGCTCAAATGATCAAGATAAGTCCCTTATTTCAAATCATTATTTCTAAAAGTCCTAACGTCCCCCCCGCCCAGTATTCGTTTGATTTCTTTTGTtt is a genomic window containing:
- the SNRPD2 gene encoding small nuclear ribonucleoprotein Sm D2; the protein is MSLLNKPKSEMTPEELQKREEEEFNTGPLSVLTQSVKNNTQVLINCRNNKKLLGRVKAFDRHCNMVLENVKEMWTEVPKSGKGKKKSKPVNKDRYISKMFLRGDSVIVVLRNPLIAGK